From Hartmannibacter diazotrophicus, a single genomic window includes:
- the frc gene encoding formyl-CoA transferase: MSKPLEGIKIIDFTHVQAGPACTQLLAWFGADVIKVERPGAGDVTRSQLRHVKDADALYFTMLNSNKRSLTLNTKTPQGKEVLEKLIAESDVMVENFGPGALDRMGFTWEHIQSLNPGMILASVKGFSDGHHYEDLKVYENVAQCAGGAASTTGFWDGPPTVSAAALGDSNTGMHLAIGILTALHQKNKTGTGQKVAVSMQDSVLNLCRVKLRDQQRLDALGYLEEYPQYPHGSFSDVVPRGGNAGGGGQPGWVLKCKGWETDPNAYIYFTIQGHAWAPICKALGKPEWIDDPEYNTAEARQDKIFDIFNFIESWLSTKTKFEAVDILRKFDIPCSPVLSMKEIANDPSLRESGTIVEVDHPKIGKYLTVGSPIKFSDMKVEVKASPLLGEHTDEVLQQLGYSAEQIAEMHAAQAV; the protein is encoded by the coding sequence ATGAGTAAGCCACTCGAAGGGATCAAGATTATTGACTTCACGCACGTTCAGGCCGGTCCCGCCTGCACGCAGCTGCTCGCCTGGTTCGGCGCGGACGTCATCAAGGTCGAGCGTCCCGGCGCCGGCGACGTGACCCGCTCGCAGCTGCGTCACGTCAAGGACGCCGACGCGCTCTACTTCACCATGCTGAACTCCAACAAGCGCTCGCTGACGCTCAACACCAAGACGCCGCAGGGCAAGGAAGTGCTTGAGAAGCTGATCGCCGAATCGGACGTCATGGTCGAGAACTTCGGCCCCGGCGCGCTCGACCGTATGGGCTTCACCTGGGAGCACATTCAGTCGCTCAACCCGGGCATGATCCTCGCCTCGGTGAAGGGCTTCTCCGACGGCCACCACTACGAAGACCTGAAGGTCTACGAGAACGTCGCCCAGTGCGCCGGCGGTGCTGCCTCGACCACCGGCTTCTGGGATGGCCCGCCGACCGTTTCGGCCGCCGCTCTCGGCGACTCGAACACCGGCATGCACCTTGCCATCGGCATCCTCACGGCTCTGCACCAGAAGAACAAGACCGGCACCGGCCAGAAGGTCGCGGTCTCGATGCAGGACTCGGTGCTGAACCTTTGCCGCGTCAAGCTGCGCGACCAGCAGCGTCTCGACGCCCTCGGCTACCTGGAAGAGTATCCGCAGTATCCGCACGGCTCCTTCTCGGACGTCGTGCCGCGCGGCGGCAACGCCGGCGGTGGCGGTCAGCCGGGCTGGGTGCTGAAGTGCAAGGGCTGGGAAACCGACCCGAACGCCTACATCTACTTCACCATCCAGGGCCATGCCTGGGCTCCGATCTGCAAGGCGCTCGGCAAGCCGGAGTGGATCGACGATCCGGAGTACAACACGGCGGAAGCCCGCCAGGACAAGATCTTCGACATCTTCAATTTCATCGAGAGCTGGCTCTCGACGAAGACGAAGTTCGAGGCGGTCGATATCCTGCGCAAGTTCGACATTCCGTGCTCGCCGGTCCTGTCGATGAAGGAAATCGCCAACGATCCGTCGCTGCGCGAGAGCGGCACGATCGTCGAGGTCGACCATCCGAAGATCGGCAAGTACCTGACCGTCGGTTCGCCGATCAAGTTCTCGGACATGAAGGTCGAGGTGAAGGCTTCGCCGCTGCTCGGCGAGCACACCGACGAGGTGCTGCAGCAGCTCGGCTACTCCGCCGAGCAGATCGCCGAGATGCACGCGGCTCAGGCCGTCTGA
- a CDS encoding (2Fe-2S)-binding protein, whose protein sequence is MKEKFSIKIDGTMRDITADPEMPLLYALRGALELKGPKFGCGLAQCGACTVLMDNQPIRSCVTPVSAVDGDIRTLDGLGTEEKPHPVQAAFMAEEVPQCGYCTNGWMMYTVALLERNPDATDQDIRDEFVGLKCRCATHMSIMRAVKRAAKEMRT, encoded by the coding sequence ATGAAAGAAAAATTCTCGATTAAGATCGACGGCACCATGCGGGACATCACGGCTGATCCCGAGATGCCGCTGCTCTATGCGCTGCGCGGCGCACTCGAACTCAAGGGGCCGAAATTCGGCTGCGGGCTTGCCCAGTGCGGCGCCTGCACGGTTCTCATGGACAACCAGCCGATCCGCTCCTGCGTGACCCCGGTCTCGGCGGTGGACGGAGACATCCGCACGCTCGACGGCCTCGGCACCGAGGAAAAGCCGCATCCCGTTCAAGCCGCCTTCATGGCCGAGGAAGTCCCGCAGTGCGGCTACTGCACCAATGGCTGGATGATGTACACGGTCGCGCTCTTGGAGCGGAATCCCGACGCCACGGACCAGGACATCCGTGACGAATTCGTCGGCCTGAAGTGCCGCTGCGCCACCCACATGTCGATCATGCGGGCGGTCAAGCGCGCGGCCAAGGAAATGCGGACCTGA
- the oxc gene encoding oxalyl-CoA decarboxylase, with protein sequence MSAVAQTIDAATEEERDLTDGFHLVIDALKLNGIETIYGVPGIPITDLGRMCQEEGIRVVSFRHEQNAGNAAAIAGFLTKKPGICLTVSAPGFLNGLTALANATTNCFPMILISGSSEREIVDLQQGDYEEMDQLAIAKPLCKAAFRVLHAEDIGIGVARAIRAACSGRPGGVYLDLPAKLFGQVLDAEKGAQSLVKVIDPAPEQLPAPAAVKRAMDVLKGAKKPLIILGKGAAYAQADDDIRAFVEKSGIPFLQMSMAKGLLPDNHPQSAGAARSLALLESDVVVLVGARLNWLLSHGKGKQWGPAGSKKFIQIDIEPKEMDSNVEIAAPLVGDIGSCVKALLSGIDGKWEAPSAEWTGAISAKKDANIAKMASRLMKNSSPMDFHSALGALKTVIAERPDAILVNEGANTLDLARGVIDMYQPRKRLDVGTWGVMGIGMGFAIAAAVETGKPVLAVEGDSAFGFSGMEVETICRYNLPVCIVIFNNNGIYRGTDKDPTGRDPGTTVFVENARYDKMMEAFGGVGVNVTTPDELKRAVDEAMDSGKPTLINAVIDPAAGSESGNIGSLNPQSVVKKKK encoded by the coding sequence ATGTCCGCAGTAGCACAAACCATTGATGCCGCCACTGAAGAAGAGCGCGATCTCACCGATGGCTTCCATCTTGTGATCGACGCGCTGAAGCTCAACGGCATCGAGACCATTTACGGCGTTCCGGGGATTCCGATCACCGACCTCGGCCGCATGTGCCAGGAAGAAGGCATCCGCGTCGTCTCGTTCCGCCACGAGCAGAACGCCGGCAACGCCGCCGCGATCGCCGGCTTCCTGACCAAGAAGCCCGGGATTTGCCTCACGGTCTCTGCGCCCGGCTTCCTCAACGGTCTGACGGCTCTCGCCAACGCCACGACCAACTGCTTCCCCATGATCCTCATCTCCGGCTCCTCCGAGCGTGAGATCGTCGACCTGCAGCAGGGCGACTACGAGGAAATGGACCAGCTCGCGATCGCCAAGCCGCTCTGCAAGGCCGCCTTCCGCGTGCTTCATGCCGAAGACATCGGCATCGGTGTCGCCCGCGCCATCCGCGCGGCCTGCTCGGGCCGTCCGGGCGGTGTCTACCTCGACCTGCCGGCCAAGCTCTTCGGCCAGGTTCTCGACGCGGAAAAGGGCGCCCAGTCGCTGGTCAAGGTGATCGACCCCGCTCCCGAGCAGCTCCCGGCTCCGGCCGCCGTCAAGCGTGCGATGGACGTGCTGAAGGGCGCCAAGAAGCCGCTCATCATCCTCGGCAAGGGCGCGGCTTACGCCCAGGCTGACGACGACATCCGTGCGTTCGTCGAAAAGTCGGGCATCCCCTTCCTGCAGATGTCGATGGCCAAGGGCCTTCTGCCGGACAACCACCCGCAGTCCGCCGGTGCCGCCCGTTCGCTGGCGCTGCTGGAATCCGACGTGGTCGTCCTCGTCGGCGCCCGCCTCAACTGGCTGCTCAGCCACGGCAAGGGCAAGCAGTGGGGCCCCGCCGGCTCCAAGAAGTTCATCCAGATCGACATCGAGCCGAAGGAGATGGACTCCAACGTCGAGATCGCCGCTCCGCTCGTTGGTGACATCGGCTCCTGCGTCAAGGCGCTTCTGTCCGGCATCGACGGCAAGTGGGAAGCTCCCTCGGCCGAGTGGACCGGCGCCATCAGCGCCAAGAAGGACGCCAACATCGCCAAGATGGCGTCGCGGCTGATGAAGAACTCCTCGCCGATGGACTTCCATTCGGCCCTCGGCGCGCTGAAGACCGTCATTGCCGAGCGTCCGGACGCCATCCTCGTCAACGAGGGCGCCAACACGCTCGACCTCGCCCGCGGCGTCATCGACATGTACCAGCCGCGCAAGCGTCTCGACGTCGGCACCTGGGGCGTGATGGGCATCGGCATGGGCTTTGCCATCGCCGCCGCCGTCGAAACCGGCAAGCCGGTCCTCGCGGTCGAGGGCGACTCGGCCTTCGGCTTCTCCGGCATGGAGGTGGAGACGATCTGCCGCTACAACCTGCCGGTCTGCATCGTCATCTTCAACAACAACGGCATCTACCGCGGCACCGACAAGGATCCGACGGGCCGCGATCCGGGCACGACCGTGTTCGTCGAGAATGCCCGTTACGACAAGATGATGGAAGCCTTCGGCGGCGTCGGTGTGAACGTCACCACCCCGGACGAGCTGAAGCGCGCCGTTGACGAAGCCATGGACAGCGGCAAGCCGACCCTCATCAACGCGGTGATCGATCCGGCCGCCGGCAGCGAGAGCGGCAACATCGGCAGCCTCAACCCGCAGAGCGTGGTCAAGAAGAAGAAGTAA
- the frc gene encoding formyl-CoA transferase, with the protein MVKALEGVRILDFTHVQSGPTCTQLLAWFGADVIKVERPGVGDITRGQLVDVPEADSLYFTMLNHNKRSITIDTKNPEGKRVLEELIKICDVMVENFAPGALDRMGFSWERIQEINPRIILASIKGFGPGPYEDCKVYENVAQCTGGSASTTGFRDGLPLVTGSQIGDSGTGLHLALGIVTALFQRTHTGRGQKVSAAMQDAVLNLCRVKLRDQQRLAHGPLREYSQFGEGIEFGDAVPRAGNDSGGGQPGRILKCKGWETDPNAYIYFITQAPVWEKICDVIGEPDWKTHPDYAKPAARLPRLNAIFARIEQWTMTMDKFEAMNILNKYDIPCGPILSMKELAEDESLRATGTVVEVDHPVRGSYLTVGNPIKLSDSPTEVTRSPLLGEHTEEILREVLKFSDDKIEDILATGALGVTSKVAAE; encoded by the coding sequence ATGGTCAAGGCGCTCGAAGGCGTTCGTATTCTCGATTTCACACACGTTCAGTCCGGGCCCACATGCACCCAGCTTCTGGCTTGGTTTGGCGCCGACGTGATCAAGGTGGAACGGCCGGGCGTTGGTGACATCACCCGCGGTCAGCTGGTGGACGTCCCCGAGGCGGATAGCCTCTATTTCACGATGCTGAACCACAACAAGCGCTCGATCACGATCGACACCAAGAATCCCGAGGGCAAGCGGGTTCTCGAGGAGCTGATCAAGATCTGCGACGTGATGGTGGAGAATTTCGCTCCCGGCGCGCTCGACCGCATGGGCTTTTCCTGGGAGCGCATCCAGGAGATCAATCCGAGGATCATTCTCGCCTCGATCAAGGGTTTCGGCCCCGGTCCCTACGAGGACTGCAAGGTCTACGAGAACGTTGCCCAGTGCACCGGCGGTTCGGCCTCCACGACCGGCTTCCGCGACGGCCTGCCGCTGGTGACCGGCTCCCAGATCGGCGACAGCGGCACGGGCCTGCATCTTGCGCTCGGCATCGTCACGGCGCTCTTCCAGCGCACCCACACCGGCCGCGGCCAGAAGGTCAGCGCTGCCATGCAGGACGCCGTGCTCAACCTTTGCCGCGTCAAGCTGCGCGACCAGCAGCGTCTCGCCCACGGTCCGCTGAGGGAATACAGCCAGTTCGGTGAAGGCATCGAATTCGGCGACGCCGTGCCGCGCGCAGGCAACGACAGCGGCGGCGGCCAGCCGGGCCGTATCCTGAAGTGCAAGGGCTGGGAGACCGACCCGAACGCCTACATCTACTTCATCACCCAGGCCCCGGTCTGGGAGAAGATCTGCGACGTCATCGGCGAGCCGGACTGGAAGACCCACCCGGACTATGCCAAGCCGGCGGCTCGCCTGCCCCGTCTCAACGCGATCTTTGCGCGCATCGAACAGTGGACGATGACCATGGACAAGTTCGAGGCGATGAACATCCTCAACAAATACGACATTCCCTGCGGCCCGATCCTTTCGATGAAGGAACTCGCCGAGGACGAGTCGCTGCGCGCGACCGGAACCGTCGTCGAGGTCGATCATCCGGTCCGCGGTTCGTATCTGACGGTCGGCAACCCGATCAAACTGTCCGACAGCCCGACGGAGGTGACCCGTTCGCCGCTGCTCGGCGAGCACACCGAAGAAATCCTGCGCGAAGTCCTGAAATTCTCCGACGACAAGATCGAGGATATTCTGGCGACCGGCGCGCTCGGCGTAACGTCAAAGGTTGCCGCCGAATAA
- the sucC gene encoding ADP-forming succinate--CoA ligase subunit beta — translation MKLHEFQAKRLLTRFGVSSPPGRVALTPDEARNIAVELDVKAYAVKAQILAGGRGRAGGVRLVQTPTEVETAAAALIGQRLVTEQNGPKGHLVKRVLVEAAMPIRRTLHVSLFVDRSAGEIVVLASLGGGDDIEERFRRGDLKLERLSLGAGRTSALDGAKDLAGRLGLDASLADRFADLVERLRQAFIDVDASLIEINPLVVTDEGALMAADAKIVVDDNALFRQPEMASYQDEEDLDETEVNAQRRQLNYMELDGNIGLACNGAGLGLATLDMVKAAGGNPANFMDIRTTAKSLDVAYGFGLLLKNPQVKSILINVHGGGMQPCDTIAEGLGIAMRRTGRSCPTIVRLAGKNADFARNRFANFGCKVIECPDMWSAAQRAVAAAK, via the coding sequence ATGAAACTGCATGAATTCCAGGCCAAGCGGTTGCTGACCCGCTTCGGCGTCTCCTCGCCGCCCGGCCGCGTCGCGCTGACGCCTGACGAGGCGAGAAACATCGCCGTCGAACTCGACGTCAAGGCCTATGCGGTCAAGGCCCAGATCCTCGCCGGTGGCCGCGGCCGCGCCGGTGGCGTCCGTCTTGTCCAGACGCCAACCGAAGTGGAAACCGCCGCCGCCGCATTGATCGGCCAGCGCCTCGTCACCGAGCAGAACGGCCCCAAGGGACACCTCGTCAAGCGTGTGTTGGTCGAGGCCGCGATGCCGATCCGGCGCACGCTGCACGTCTCGCTCTTCGTCGATCGCTCGGCCGGCGAGATCGTCGTGCTGGCCTCGCTCGGCGGCGGCGACGACATCGAGGAGCGCTTCCGGCGCGGCGACCTCAAGCTGGAGCGCCTGTCGCTCGGCGCAGGCCGGACCTCCGCCCTCGACGGTGCGAAGGATCTCGCCGGACGCCTCGGCCTTGACGCCTCACTTGCCGATCGTTTCGCCGATCTCGTCGAACGCCTGCGCCAGGCCTTCATCGACGTCGACGCCAGCCTCATCGAGATCAACCCGCTGGTCGTCACTGACGAGGGCGCCCTGATGGCCGCCGACGCCAAGATCGTCGTCGACGACAACGCCCTCTTCCGCCAGCCGGAGATGGCCTCCTACCAGGACGAGGAGGACCTCGACGAGACCGAGGTCAATGCCCAGCGCCGCCAGCTCAACTACATGGAACTGGACGGCAACATCGGCCTTGCCTGTAACGGCGCCGGGCTCGGCCTTGCCACCCTCGACATGGTCAAGGCGGCGGGCGGCAATCCGGCCAACTTCATGGACATCCGCACGACGGCGAAAAGCCTCGACGTCGCCTATGGTTTCGGCCTGCTTTTGAAGAACCCGCAGGTCAAGTCGATCCTCATCAACGTCCACGGCGGCGGCATGCAGCCTTGCGACACCATCGCCGAAGGGCTCGGCATCGCCATGCGCCGCACGGGGCGCTCCTGCCCCACCATCGTACGCCTCGCCGGCAAGAATGCGGACTTTGCCCGCAACCGCTTCGCCAACTTCGGCTGCAAGGTCATCGAATGCCCGGACATGTGGTCGGCCGCCCAGCGCGCCGTCGCCGCCGCGAAATAA
- a CDS encoding GntR family transcriptional regulator, with translation MRPGAQVRRPTGSGRRAKAPDNGQTNKRRIYQALKQAIVEMDVYGTDKTIELGERQLSKEYGVSRTPVREAIAMLEYEGFVRTVPRRGVVVVRKSPDQIIEIIEAWAALEAIAARLVALNARPEEVSALRDLFTDSNVEDFGPEALGEYSRANLDFHQAIIRLSGSQTLIDLTEDLLLHVRGIRQIAIGRAERRRRSIDDHFGIIDALEKRDADRAEALSRQHTLGLTQFVEAIGQQA, from the coding sequence ATGCGGCCGGGAGCGCAAGTCAGACGGCCGACTGGGTCCGGACGCCGTGCAAAGGCCCCGGACAACGGACAAACCAACAAGCGTCGCATTTACCAGGCCCTGAAGCAGGCCATCGTCGAGATGGATGTTTATGGCACGGATAAAACGATTGAGTTGGGTGAGAGGCAGCTGTCCAAGGAATACGGCGTATCGCGGACGCCCGTTCGTGAGGCCATCGCGATGCTGGAATACGAAGGCTTCGTGCGCACCGTACCAAGGCGCGGCGTGGTCGTCGTCCGTAAGTCGCCGGACCAGATCATCGAGATTATCGAGGCCTGGGCCGCCCTTGAGGCAATTGCCGCTCGGTTGGTGGCCTTGAACGCCAGGCCCGAGGAAGTCTCGGCTTTGCGTGACCTGTTCACCGACAGCAATGTGGAGGATTTTGGCCCCGAGGCGCTTGGCGAATACTCGCGGGCCAATCTGGATTTTCACCAGGCGATCATCCGTCTCAGCGGATCGCAGACGCTGATCGACCTGACCGAGGACCTGCTCTTGCATGTGCGCGGCATCCGCCAGATTGCAATCGGCAGGGCTGAACGCCGGCGGCGCTCGATCGACGACCATTTCGGCATCATCGACGCGCTGGAAAAGAGGGATGCGGATCGGGCCGAGGCCCTGTCCCGGCAGCATACGCTGGGACTGACCCAATTCGTTGAGGCGATTGGCCAGCAGGCCTAG
- a CDS encoding PAS domain-containing protein: MASFDHEQLVAVIPDAVIVSGPDGRITFWNAAAERIFGFSAEEAIGQSLDLIIPERQRPAHWNGYEKTMQTGVTRYGTSLLKVPALHKDGSSLSIAFTVALMHDADGTISGIVAVVRDETERWQQDRELRRKLKELQAKVAE, encoded by the coding sequence ATGGCGTCGTTCGACCACGAGCAGCTCGTCGCGGTGATCCCCGACGCGGTCATCGTGTCCGGTCCTGACGGCCGGATCACGTTCTGGAACGCAGCGGCGGAGCGGATCTTCGGGTTTTCGGCCGAGGAGGCCATCGGGCAGTCGCTCGATCTGATCATTCCGGAGCGCCAGCGACCGGCCCACTGGAACGGCTATGAGAAGACGATGCAGACCGGGGTGACCCGCTACGGCACGTCGCTGCTCAAGGTGCCGGCGCTGCACAAGGACGGATCGAGCCTTTCGATCGCGTTCACGGTGGCGCTGATGCACGACGCCGATGGAACGATTTCAGGCATCGTCGCGGTCGTCCGCGACGAGACCGAGCGCTGGCAGCAGGACCGAGAGCTGCGGCGCAAGTTGAAGGAGTTGCAGGCGAAGGTCGCGGAGTAA
- the oxlT gene encoding oxalate/formate MFS antiporter: MTQSIQHQASAQPVSDGYRWGQLAIGVVCMVMIANLQYGWTFFVPEIKQSFGWSRSEIQWAFTLFVLFETWLVPVEGWFVDKFGPKIVILIGGVLCGAGWVINSMASDMFTFCLGQVLAGIGAGSVYGTCVGNALKWFPDKRGLASGITAAGFGAGSALTVWPIQATIANFGYQHAFLWFGLGQGIIIVIFSFFLYAPKEGQVPEAESKGNIVQSKRQYTPQEVVKHPMFWLMYAMFVMVGSGGLVVTANLAPMAKDLGVADMSIAWGMTALTLAATIDRVLNGVTRPFFGWISDKIGRENTMFIAFAIEAIGIYLLYLWGHNHIAFVILSGTVFFAWGEIYSLFPSTCTDTFGSKFAATNAGLLYTAKGTAALLVPFGTALAGAGNWGPVFIIGVVLNALTAFLAIGVLKPWRRGMLASNARAVDMQPAE; this comes from the coding sequence ATGACTCAATCGATTCAACACCAGGCATCAGCGCAACCTGTCAGCGACGGCTACCGTTGGGGACAGTTGGCCATCGGCGTCGTCTGCATGGTCATGATCGCCAATCTGCAATACGGCTGGACGTTCTTCGTTCCGGAAATCAAGCAATCCTTCGGCTGGTCACGGTCGGAAATCCAATGGGCCTTCACGCTCTTCGTCCTGTTCGAGACATGGCTGGTCCCTGTCGAAGGCTGGTTCGTCGACAAGTTCGGCCCGAAGATTGTCATTCTCATCGGCGGTGTGCTGTGCGGTGCCGGCTGGGTCATCAACTCGATGGCATCCGACATGTTCACCTTCTGCCTCGGCCAAGTTCTGGCGGGCATAGGCGCGGGATCGGTCTATGGCACGTGCGTCGGTAACGCGCTGAAGTGGTTCCCGGACAAGCGCGGCCTTGCCTCCGGTATCACGGCGGCGGGCTTCGGTGCCGGTTCGGCCCTCACCGTCTGGCCGATCCAGGCAACGATCGCCAACTTCGGCTACCAGCATGCCTTCCTGTGGTTCGGCCTCGGGCAGGGCATCATCATCGTCATCTTCTCCTTCTTCCTCTATGCGCCGAAGGAGGGACAGGTTCCCGAGGCTGAGTCCAAGGGCAACATCGTCCAGAGCAAGCGCCAGTACACGCCCCAGGAAGTGGTCAAGCACCCGATGTTCTGGCTCATGTACGCCATGTTCGTGATGGTGGGCTCGGGCGGCCTGGTCGTCACGGCCAACCTTGCTCCGATGGCCAAGGACCTCGGCGTCGCCGACATGTCGATCGCCTGGGGCATGACCGCCCTGACGCTGGCCGCCACCATCGACCGCGTGCTCAATGGCGTGACCCGGCCCTTCTTCGGCTGGATCTCCGACAAGATCGGCCGCGAAAACACGATGTTCATCGCCTTCGCGATCGAGGCCATCGGCATCTACCTGCTCTATCTGTGGGGCCACAACCACATCGCGTTCGTGATCCTGTCGGGTACGGTGTTCTTTGCCTGGGGCGAGATCTACAGCCTCTTCCCCTCCACCTGCACGGACACCTTCGGTTCCAAGTTCGCCGCGACCAACGCCGGTCTTCTCTACACGGCAAAGGGCACGGCGGCGCTTCTGGTGCCGTTCGGGACGGCTCTGGCCGGTGCCGGTAACTGGGGTCCGGTCTTCATCATCGGTGTCGTGCTCAACGCCCTGACCGCCTTCCTGGCGATCGGGGTGCTGAAGCCCTGGCGCCGCGGCATGCTGGCTTCCAACGCCCGCGCGGTGGATATGCAGCCTGCCGAATAA
- a CDS encoding xanthine dehydrogenase family protein molybdopterin-binding subunit — protein MINPSLARRDLLKAGGALVVAFAVPAGILETTDPAAARATNRPLDPASLDSWIAVSSDNTVTVYWGKMDMGQGTDTGIAIMAAEELDVGIDRVNVIQGDTALTVDQGGASGSTGVQESGVAIRNAAAEARRVLMDMAAKKLELPADALTVKDGTVVAVADASKSVTYGELVGNRYFSSTIQWNGKYGNSLTLKSKFPPKSPDQYTLVGTEVPRKDVPGKVMATRSYAHHMVLPGMLHGRMVRPPVAGAVPVEVDTASVAPFAAQVVWKDHFLGVVAEEEWDAIRASQELKVTWSDPSPQLKTTTSGLHDYIRGAKVMSEKHTTEDGDVDGAIKGAPKQITAQYEWPFQSHSRMAPAFGLADVTRDGVTVWTDSQKPHSVRPGVADVLGIPEENVRAIWMPGPGSYGRSDADDGAADAAVLSAAVGRPVRVQWMRHEGIAWDPKGVAAVTTGRAGLDADGNVVGYNFTIKAFSRSNMRSRGDEAGSLLAGHLLERKPENGYASRSPEQSYKFATMRYTEQVIDPLLLTASPLRTAHMRDPMGPEVHFGQESFIDEVALAANMDPVAFRLKYLTDPRDIAVVETAAKAAKWQTRVGPNPDPGEGDILKGRGIAYAQRGGPVNAVVAEVEVNRKTGRVWVRKFTVAADHGQVINARAIRSTIEGSVMMALSRTLFEEVDFDEAMVRSHDWDSYPIMEMQDIPEEVEIHLIEHPELGPLGAGESSTRIVPGAVANAFFDATGVRLRKMPMTPDRVLAALGKA, from the coding sequence ATGATCAATCCAAGCCTTGCGCGCCGCGATCTGCTCAAAGCCGGCGGCGCTCTTGTCGTCGCGTTTGCCGTGCCGGCCGGCATTCTGGAAACCACCGATCCTGCTGCGGCGCGCGCGACCAACAGGCCGCTCGATCCCGCCTCGCTCGATTCGTGGATCGCCGTCTCCTCGGACAACACCGTCACGGTGTACTGGGGCAAGATGGACATGGGCCAGGGAACCGACACGGGCATCGCCATCATGGCGGCCGAGGAACTGGATGTCGGCATCGACCGCGTCAACGTGATCCAAGGCGACACCGCGCTCACCGTCGATCAGGGCGGGGCGTCGGGCAGCACCGGCGTGCAGGAGAGCGGCGTCGCTATTCGCAACGCAGCGGCCGAGGCGCGCCGGGTGCTCATGGACATGGCCGCCAAGAAACTGGAACTTCCCGCCGATGCGCTGACGGTGAAGGACGGAACAGTCGTCGCGGTCGCGGACGCCTCGAAATCGGTGACCTATGGCGAACTTGTCGGCAACCGCTATTTCTCGTCGACCATTCAGTGGAACGGGAAATACGGCAACAGCCTCACCCTGAAGAGCAAGTTTCCCCCGAAATCGCCGGATCAGTACACCCTCGTCGGGACCGAAGTGCCGCGCAAGGACGTGCCCGGCAAGGTCATGGCGACACGCAGCTATGCCCATCACATGGTCTTGCCCGGCATGCTGCACGGGCGAATGGTGCGCCCACCCGTTGCCGGAGCGGTTCCGGTCGAGGTCGATACGGCATCGGTGGCCCCGTTCGCGGCGCAGGTCGTGTGGAAGGACCATTTCCTTGGCGTCGTGGCAGAGGAAGAGTGGGACGCGATTCGTGCGTCGCAGGAGTTGAAGGTGACCTGGTCGGACCCTTCGCCGCAACTGAAGACGACCACGTCCGGACTGCACGACTACATCCGCGGCGCAAAGGTCATGTCGGAAAAGCACACGACGGAAGACGGCGACGTGGACGGCGCTATCAAAGGCGCGCCGAAGCAGATCACTGCCCAGTACGAATGGCCATTCCAAAGTCATTCGCGCATGGCTCCGGCCTTCGGTCTGGCCGATGTCACGCGGGACGGGGTGACGGTGTGGACGGATTCGCAAAAGCCGCATTCGGTCCGGCCCGGTGTCGCCGATGTGCTCGGCATTCCGGAGGAAAACGTCCGGGCGATCTGGATGCCGGGTCCGGGGTCCTACGGGCGTTCGGACGCCGATGACGGCGCGGCGGATGCGGCGGTTCTATCGGCGGCGGTCGGTCGACCCGTGCGCGTGCAGTGGATGCGCCACGAAGGCATTGCCTGGGATCCGAAAGGCGTTGCTGCCGTCACCACGGGCAGGGCGGGCCTCGATGCGGATGGCAACGTCGTCGGCTACAACTTCACCATCAAGGCCTTCTCCCGCAGCAACATGCGCTCGCGCGGCGACGAGGCGGGCTCGCTGCTGGCCGGCCATCTGCTGGAGCGCAAGCCCGAAAATGGCTACGCCTCCCGGTCGCCGGAGCAGTCCTACAAGTTCGCCACCATGCGCTACACCGAACAGGTGATCGATCCGCTTCTGCTGACCGCTTCGCCGCTCAGGACCGCGCATATGCGTGACCCGATGGGGCCGGAGGTGCATTTCGGGCAGGAGAGCTTCATCGACGAGGTGGCGCTGGCGGCGAACATGGACCCCGTTGCCTTCCGGCTGAAATATCTGACGGACCCTCGCGATATCGCGGTGGTGGAGACGGCCGCCAAGGCGGCGAAGTGGCAAACGCGCGTCGGTCCCAATCCCGATCCGGGCGAGGGCGACATCCTGAAAGGGCGTGGCATTGCCTATGCGCAGCGTGGCGGTCCAGTCAACGCGGTCGTCGCCGAAGTCGAAGTGAACCGGAAGACGGGCCGGGTCTGGGTGCGGAAATTCACCGTCGCCGCCGACCACGGCCAGGTCATCAACGCCAGGGCGATCCGCTCGACCATCGAGGGCAGCGTCATGATGGCTCTCAGCCGCACGCTGTTCGAGGAGGTGGATTTCGATGAAGCGATGGTTCGCTCGCACGACTGGGACTCCTATCCGATCATGGAGATGCAGGACATCCCGGAAGAGGTCGAGATTCACCTGATCGAGCATCCCGAACTCGGGCCGCTGGGCGCTGGCGAATCCTCGACCCGCATCGTGCCGGGTGCGGTCGCGAACGCCTTCTTCGATGCGACGGGCGTCCGTCTGCGCAAGATGCCGATGACGCCGGATCGCGTGCTCGCGGCGCTTGGGAAAGCGTAG